A genomic window from Elaeis guineensis isolate ETL-2024a chromosome 3, EG11, whole genome shotgun sequence includes:
- the LOC105041597 gene encoding probable pectin methyltransferase QUA2 isoform X1, whose product MPLEFLRSPPLKKLGFSGLSLFSSQSSFYSTLILVLGSRKEPTLTGLCCLIRSSGELALSQTAWVMSRPLSRWSTGGGRVSGISDRDPFDPDYSKDFAENGFGHEAGACKSRQRTALPFLKLCLALAIVLALVGSLSWTISISTSSQVPIYRGYRRLQQQLVSDLSEIGELSLASAKLRELEFCSSEFEDYVPCYYNVSESFDAGDPDRTIEYERQCVQQSAEDHGCLVLPPRNYRIPLRWPSGRDFIWKENVKITGHEFSSGSLTKRMMVEEEQISFRSDSLMVDGVEDYLHQIAEMIGLENESNFNDAGIRTVLDIGCGFGSFGAHIFSRQLLTMCIANYERSGSQVQITLERGLPAMIGSFASKQLPYPYLSFDIVHCAGCDIDWEKKDGIYLTEVDRLLRPGGYFVWTSHMNTQRSLHDKDNQKKWSLIRDYAEKVCWDMLSQQDETIVWKKTTKKKCYRSRKSGPAVCDRTIDLESPYYQPLNPCIAGTRSQRWIPIEHQRPWPSRAMLNSTELDIYGLQSEEFAGDALNWKSVVHDYWSLLSPLIFSDHPKRPGDEEPSPPFNMLRNVLDMNARFGGFNAALLDAGKAAWVMNVVPTNGPNYLPLIFDRGFIGVQHDWCEAFPTYPRTYDMVHAEGLLTLETYQRHRCSMLDIFLEIDHILRPEGWVIIRDKDPLIEAARSVIAQLRWDARMMELDNDSNKKLLVCQKPFFKKQHK is encoded by the exons ATGCCGCTTGAGTTCCTGAGATCTCCCCCCTTGAAAAAGCTGGGATTTTCTG GCCTATCTCTCTTTTCCTCACAATCCTCTTTTTATTCCACACTTATTTTAGTCTTGGGATCAAGAAAGGAGCCTACTTTAACTGGCTTATGTTGTTTAATCCGGTCTTCTGGTGAATTGGCATTGAGTCAGACAGCGTGGGTGATGTCGAGGCCTCTTTCCCGGTGGTCGACAGGCGGCGGGCGGGTCAGCGGCATCTCCGACCGAGACCCATTCGATCCGGATTACTCGAAGGATTTTGCTGAGAATGGTTTCGGGCACGAGGCTGGAGCTTGTAAGAGCCGGCAGAGAACAGCCCTTCCCTTCCTCAAGCTATGCCTGGCCCTTGCAATAGTGCTTGCCCTCGTGGGTTCCCTTTCTTGGACCATATCCATCTCCACCTCATCTCAGGTTCCCATCTACCGAGGCTACCGCCGTCTCCAACAGCAGCTTGTCTCAGACCTCTCAGAGATCGGCGAGCTATCACTTGCTTCTGCCAAGTTGAGGGAGCTTGAATTCTGCTCATCTGAGTTTGAGGATTATGTCCCATGTTACTACAATGTTTCGGAGAGTTTCGATGCAGGAGATCCTGATCGAACAATTGAGTATGAGCGCCAGTGTGTTCAGCAATCTGCCGAGGATCATGGCTGTTTGGTTCTACCACCGAGGAATTATAGAATTCCCTTGAGGTGGCCGAGTGGAAGAGATTTCATTTGGAAGGAGAATGTGAAGATCACTGGGCATGAGTTCTCCTCTGGGAGCTTGACAAAGAG AATGATGGTGGAAGAAGAGCAGATCTCGTTTCGCTCGGACTCCCTCATGGTTGATGGAGTAGAAGATTATTTACATCAGATAGCAGAGATGATTGGGCTGGAAAACGAGTCTAATTTTAATGATGCAGGG ATCAGAACTGTCTTAGATATAGGGTGTGGCTTTGGTAGCTTTGGAGCACACATCTTCTCCAGACAGCTGCTGACTATGTGTATTGCGAACTATGAGCGCTCGGGTAGTCAAGTCCAAATTACTCTTGAAAGAGGCCTGCCTGCTATGATTGGTTCATTTGCATCTAAACAGTTGCCATACCCATACCTCTCTTTTGATATTGTGCATTGTGCAGGATGTGACATTGACTGGGAGAAGAAAG ATGGCATTTACTTGACTGAGGTTGACAGACTCTTAAGGCCTGGAGGTTACTTTGTCTGGACTTCACATATGAATACTCAAAGATCACTGCATGATAAAGATAATCAAAAGAAGTGGTCACTCATTCGTGATTATGCTGAGAAAGTCTGCTGGGATATGCTGTCGCAACAAGATGAGACAATTGTATGGAAAAAGACTACCAAGAAGAAATGTTACAGATCTCG GAAATCTGGACCTGCTGTTTGTGACAGAACAATTGATCTTGAGTCTCCATATTACCAACCACTCAATCCTTGCATAGCAGGAACCAGAAGTCAGAGATGGATTCCTATTGAACACCAGAGACCATGGCCTTCTCGAGCTATGTTAAACTCCACTGAACTAGATATCTATG GATTACAGTCAGAGGAATTTGCAGGGGATGCATTGAACTGGAAGTCTGTGGTTCATGATTATTGGTCTCTTCTTTCACCTTTGATATTCTCAGATCATCCAAAGCGACCTGGTGATGAAGAACCTTCCCCTCCTTTCAACATGCTTAGAAATGTACTAGACATGAATGCTCGGTTTGGTGGCTTTAATGCTGCTTTATTGGATGCTGGGAAGGCTGCATGGGTTATGAATGTGGTTCCCACAAATGGTCCTAACTACCTTCCTCTTATCTTTGATAGGGGATTCATTGGTGTTCAGCATGATTG GTGTGAAGCATTTCCAACATATCCAAGAACATATGATATGGTGCACGCTGAAGGATTGCTAACACTTGAGACCTATCAAAGGCACAGGTGTTCCATGCTTGATATATTCTTGGAGATAGATCATATTCTCAGACCTGAG GGTTGGGTGATAATTCGTGATAAAGATCCTCTCATTGAAGCAGCCCGATCTGTTATTGCACAACTAAGATGGGATGCACGCATGATGGAGCTTGACAATGACAGCAATAAGAAACTCCTAGTTTGTCAGAAACCCTTCTTCAAGAAACAACACAAATAG
- the LOC105041597 gene encoding probable pectin methyltransferase QUA2 isoform X2, whose translation MSRPLSRWSTGGGRVSGISDRDPFDPDYSKDFAENGFGHEAGACKSRQRTALPFLKLCLALAIVLALVGSLSWTISISTSSQVPIYRGYRRLQQQLVSDLSEIGELSLASAKLRELEFCSSEFEDYVPCYYNVSESFDAGDPDRTIEYERQCVQQSAEDHGCLVLPPRNYRIPLRWPSGRDFIWKENVKITGHEFSSGSLTKRMMVEEEQISFRSDSLMVDGVEDYLHQIAEMIGLENESNFNDAGIRTVLDIGCGFGSFGAHIFSRQLLTMCIANYERSGSQVQITLERGLPAMIGSFASKQLPYPYLSFDIVHCAGCDIDWEKKDGIYLTEVDRLLRPGGYFVWTSHMNTQRSLHDKDNQKKWSLIRDYAEKVCWDMLSQQDETIVWKKTTKKKCYRSRKSGPAVCDRTIDLESPYYQPLNPCIAGTRSQRWIPIEHQRPWPSRAMLNSTELDIYGLQSEEFAGDALNWKSVVHDYWSLLSPLIFSDHPKRPGDEEPSPPFNMLRNVLDMNARFGGFNAALLDAGKAAWVMNVVPTNGPNYLPLIFDRGFIGVQHDWCEAFPTYPRTYDMVHAEGLLTLETYQRHRCSMLDIFLEIDHILRPEGWVIIRDKDPLIEAARSVIAQLRWDARMMELDNDSNKKLLVCQKPFFKKQHK comes from the exons ATGTCGAGGCCTCTTTCCCGGTGGTCGACAGGCGGCGGGCGGGTCAGCGGCATCTCCGACCGAGACCCATTCGATCCGGATTACTCGAAGGATTTTGCTGAGAATGGTTTCGGGCACGAGGCTGGAGCTTGTAAGAGCCGGCAGAGAACAGCCCTTCCCTTCCTCAAGCTATGCCTGGCCCTTGCAATAGTGCTTGCCCTCGTGGGTTCCCTTTCTTGGACCATATCCATCTCCACCTCATCTCAGGTTCCCATCTACCGAGGCTACCGCCGTCTCCAACAGCAGCTTGTCTCAGACCTCTCAGAGATCGGCGAGCTATCACTTGCTTCTGCCAAGTTGAGGGAGCTTGAATTCTGCTCATCTGAGTTTGAGGATTATGTCCCATGTTACTACAATGTTTCGGAGAGTTTCGATGCAGGAGATCCTGATCGAACAATTGAGTATGAGCGCCAGTGTGTTCAGCAATCTGCCGAGGATCATGGCTGTTTGGTTCTACCACCGAGGAATTATAGAATTCCCTTGAGGTGGCCGAGTGGAAGAGATTTCATTTGGAAGGAGAATGTGAAGATCACTGGGCATGAGTTCTCCTCTGGGAGCTTGACAAAGAG AATGATGGTGGAAGAAGAGCAGATCTCGTTTCGCTCGGACTCCCTCATGGTTGATGGAGTAGAAGATTATTTACATCAGATAGCAGAGATGATTGGGCTGGAAAACGAGTCTAATTTTAATGATGCAGGG ATCAGAACTGTCTTAGATATAGGGTGTGGCTTTGGTAGCTTTGGAGCACACATCTTCTCCAGACAGCTGCTGACTATGTGTATTGCGAACTATGAGCGCTCGGGTAGTCAAGTCCAAATTACTCTTGAAAGAGGCCTGCCTGCTATGATTGGTTCATTTGCATCTAAACAGTTGCCATACCCATACCTCTCTTTTGATATTGTGCATTGTGCAGGATGTGACATTGACTGGGAGAAGAAAG ATGGCATTTACTTGACTGAGGTTGACAGACTCTTAAGGCCTGGAGGTTACTTTGTCTGGACTTCACATATGAATACTCAAAGATCACTGCATGATAAAGATAATCAAAAGAAGTGGTCACTCATTCGTGATTATGCTGAGAAAGTCTGCTGGGATATGCTGTCGCAACAAGATGAGACAATTGTATGGAAAAAGACTACCAAGAAGAAATGTTACAGATCTCG GAAATCTGGACCTGCTGTTTGTGACAGAACAATTGATCTTGAGTCTCCATATTACCAACCACTCAATCCTTGCATAGCAGGAACCAGAAGTCAGAGATGGATTCCTATTGAACACCAGAGACCATGGCCTTCTCGAGCTATGTTAAACTCCACTGAACTAGATATCTATG GATTACAGTCAGAGGAATTTGCAGGGGATGCATTGAACTGGAAGTCTGTGGTTCATGATTATTGGTCTCTTCTTTCACCTTTGATATTCTCAGATCATCCAAAGCGACCTGGTGATGAAGAACCTTCCCCTCCTTTCAACATGCTTAGAAATGTACTAGACATGAATGCTCGGTTTGGTGGCTTTAATGCTGCTTTATTGGATGCTGGGAAGGCTGCATGGGTTATGAATGTGGTTCCCACAAATGGTCCTAACTACCTTCCTCTTATCTTTGATAGGGGATTCATTGGTGTTCAGCATGATTG GTGTGAAGCATTTCCAACATATCCAAGAACATATGATATGGTGCACGCTGAAGGATTGCTAACACTTGAGACCTATCAAAGGCACAGGTGTTCCATGCTTGATATATTCTTGGAGATAGATCATATTCTCAGACCTGAG GGTTGGGTGATAATTCGTGATAAAGATCCTCTCATTGAAGCAGCCCGATCTGTTATTGCACAACTAAGATGGGATGCACGCATGATGGAGCTTGACAATGACAGCAATAAGAAACTCCTAGTTTGTCAGAAACCCTTCTTCAAGAAACAACACAAATAG